A section of the Pleuronectes platessa chromosome 7, fPlePla1.1, whole genome shotgun sequence genome encodes:
- the LOC128445161 gene encoding thromboxane-A synthase, producing the protein MEAAADFLNVFLPEAGGSSLTLGLFLIFLGLLYWYSYYPYSVLSRCGIKHPKPLPFFGNIFMFREGLFGPIADIIRTHGRVCGYYLGRNPVVVVADPDMIRQVLVRDFSSFPNRMTVHFPTKPMCDSLLMLRNERWKRVRSILTPSFSAARLKEMAPLINTVTDVLINNLNVYAESGEAFDIHKCFGCFTMDVIASVAFGTQVDSQKNPDDPFVRHAQIFFSFSLFKPIALIFLAFPFLAAPLVRLIPNKRLIKMNDFFNNSIKKIITQREEQPPEQRRRDFLQLMLDARTSKESVSLEHFDTLNHTDEPNSRNQQAQPSASDQEAHSRAPQKKMITEDEIVGQAFVFLLAGYETSSNTLGFTCYLLAIHPECQHKVQEEVDEFFTRHESPDYTNVQELKYLDMVVCEALRLYPPGFRFARDIDQDCVVNGQFLPKGASLEIPAGFLHYDPEHWPEPERFIPERFTPEAKANRHPFVYLPFGAGPRNCVGMRLAQLEIKMALVRLFHKFNIVACTETKVPIELKSSSTLGPKNGIFVKITRRNSGGVRFNSTPDD; encoded by the exons GTATTCGTATTACCCGTATTCAGTCCTTTCTCGATGTGGCATCAAACATCCGAAGCCGTTACCTTTCTTTGGCAACATATTCATGTTTCGCGAG GGTTTATTCGGCCCAATCGCTGATATCATAAGGACACATGGCAGAGTGTGTgg CTACTACTTGGGACGCAACCCGGTGGTGGTGGTCGCAGACCCTGACATGATCAGACAAGTGTTGGTCAGAGACTTCAGCAGTTTCCCAAACAGAATG ACTGTTCACTTTCCCACCAAGCCCATGTGTGACTCCCTGCTCATGCTGAGGAACGAGCGCTGGAAGAGAGTGAGAAGCATCCTGACCCCGTCCTTCAGCGCTGCCAGGTTGAAGGAG ATGGCTCCACTCATCAACACAGTCACAGACGTTCTGATTAACAACCTGAATGTTTATGCTGAGTCAGGAGAGGCCTTTGACATCCACAA ATGTTTTGGCTGCTTCACCATGGATGTTATCGCCAGTGTGGCGTTTGGAACTCAGGTGGACTCTCAGAAAAACCCAGATGACCCATTTGTCCGTCACGCTCagattttcttctccttctctctcttcaagCCCATCGCGTTAATTTTCC TTGCGTTTCCTTTCCTCGCGGCTCCTCTGGTGCGACTCATCCCCAACAAACGACTTATCAAGATGAATGACTTCTTTAACAACAGCATCAAGAAGATCATCAcgcagagggaggagcagccTCCTGAACAG AGGCGTCGAGACTTCCTCCAGCTGATGTTGGATGCTCGAACCAGCAAAGAGTCTGTGTCTTTGGAGCACTTCGATACACTGAACCACACTGATGAGCCCAATTCCAGGAACCAGCAAGCGCAGCCATCGGCCTCGGATCAGGAGGCCCACAGCAGGGCTCCTCAGAAAAAGATGATCACTGAGGATGAGATCGTGGGTCAGGCTTTTGTCTTCCTCCTGGCCGGCTACGAAACCAGCAGCAACACCCTGGGCTTCACCTGCTACCTGCTGGCCATCCACCCTGAATGTCAACACAAAGTACAGGAAGAGGTGGACGAGTTCTTCACGAGACAT GAGTCACCAGATTACACTAACGTTCAGGAGCTGAAGTATTTGGACATGGTTGTATGTGAAGCACTGCGCCTCTACCCTCCTGGATTCAG GTTTGCACGAGACATCGACCAGGACTGTgtggtgaatggacagttcctCCCTAAAGGAGCATCTCTGGAGATCCCAGCAGGCTTCCTCCATTACGACCCAGAGCATTGGCCAGAGCCCGAGAGGTTCATCCCTGAGAG ATTCACCCCAGAGGCCAAGGCCAATCGACATCCATTTGTTTACCTACCGTTTGGGGCCGGTCCTCGTAACTGTGTGGGCATGAGGCTCGCTCAGCTGGAGATCAAAATGGCTTTAGTTCGTCTGTTTCACAAATTCAACATCGTGGCCTGCACTGAGACAAAG GTTCCTATTGAGTTGAAGTCATCAAGCACGTTGGGACCCAAAAATGGCATATTTGTGAAAATCACGAGAAGAAACTCGGGAGGAGTTCGATTCAATTCAACACCAGATGATTAG
- the parp12a gene encoding protein mono-ADP-ribosyltransferase PARP12, translating to MMTSAISTFVIQTLCDHQGSLDSKRLHERIVRSFPGVSEPVLRSVLFDDGKICIRPGRGKAAGGQVISPDSLLVARTGLRLCQKKPGECPQCDGLHLCRYYVCGDCSFGLKCNKNHSLVTPYNAEVLKKFDLQGFTEKQLFQLLLQNDPFLLPEICPHYNKGNGEHGTCKFSTSCTKLHVCQHYIQGDCKFGSSCKRIHNIDAKGMKILSRLSQETINNLHEIYRNKCILMGHSVAPVPVPPAVSTPPQLPSNSVSRPPAGAACQSKSTTDAERNEICLFFIRRHCSFNEKCVRVHWHLPYKWQVLESDGVTWKDLPDMEDIEKAYCDPGNDTSCTSPELTNSGIFNFLGFRSSLQPVEKGVDFVGMKYGGSPVRRLSTSSSLAKPPHFILTTQWLWSWKDEQGIWLEYGQGDQQASVTSETLENLYLAEGDTEIPFGAGNQKYVLHFKAEPGKPPMYQENLKYKTKREVRRRPRFVSAQDVKVKLERASSQSSTSSSSMDESVPPYWDMKFLPDFGFKHVLLTNSAKDYTMIEKLFRGTMPQSRINSINRIQNPSLWKVFQWQKEQMTARNGGKPVNQQYLFHGTDASLIQAISEQNFDWRMCGVHGVAYGKGSYFARDASYSDKYARAKSSRNKIMFVALVLVGEYTQGSSSYVRPPAKGDGRTHYESCVDNVSRPSIYVVFEKQQIYPEYVIDYS from the exons ATGATGACTTCGGCCATTTCTACATTCGTCATCCAGACCCTGTGCGACCACCAGGGCAGTTTGGACTCGAAGCGGCTGCACGAGAGGATCGTGAGGAGTTTCCCCGGAGTGTCCGAGCCGGTGCTCCGGAGCGTCCTGTTCGACGACGGTAAAATATGCATCCGACCGGGCAGAGGGAAGGCGGCCGGCGGCCAGGTGATCAGTCCGGACAGTCTCCTGGTGGCTAGGACCGGTCTGCGCCTCTGTCAGAAGAAACCCGGAGAGTGTCCCCAGTGCGACGGCCTCCACCTGTGCAGGTACTACGTCTGCGGAGACTGCTCGTTCGG actCAAGTGTAACAAAAACCACAGCCTGGTTACTCCTTACAATGCAGAGGTTTTAAAGAAATTTGATCTTCAAGGCTTTACGGAAAAACAGctgttccagctgctgctgcagaatgaTCCCTTTCTGCTTCCTGAG ATATGCCCCCATTACAACAAAGGCAACGGGGAGCATGGCACCTGCAAGTTCAGCACCTCCTGCACCAAGCTTCACGTCTGCCAGCACTACATCCAGGGGGACTGTAAGTTCGGCTCCTCGTGTAAGAGAATCCATAACATTGATGCAAAAGGAATGAAGATTTTGAGCCGCTTGAGTCAGGAGACTATTAACAACCTACATGAGATCTACAGAAATAAATGCATCCTCATGGGTCACTCTGTTGCTCCTGTCCCAG TGCCGCCAGCGGTGAGTACGCCCCCTCAGCTGCCTTCCAACAGCGTCTCTAGACCCCCCGCTGGTGCTGCTTGTCAATCAAAATCCACGACTGATGCTGAGAGGAATGAAATCTGCCTTTTCTTCATTCGCAGACACTGCAGCTTTAACG AGAAGTGTGTTCGTGTCCATTGGCACTTGCCGTACAAATGGCAGGTTTTAGAAAGCGATGGCGTGACCTGGAAGGATTTGCCTGATATGGAGGACATCGAGAAGGCGTACTGTGACCCTGGAAATGATACAAGCTGCACGTCTCCAGAATTGACCAACTCAGGGATTTTCAATTTCCTTGGATTTCGAAG CTCTCTGCAACCCGTTGAGAAGGGAGTTGACTTTGTGGGGATGAAATATGGAGGCTCTCCAGTTCGTCGActgtccacttcctcctctttggCAAAGCCCCCTCACTTCATTCTCACGACACAGTGGCTTTGGTCCTGGAAGGATGAACAGGGGATATGGCTGGAGTACGGACAG GGTGACCAACAAGCTTCTGTCACTTCTGAGACACTGGAGAACTTGTACCTGgcagagggagacacagagatCCCTTTTGGTGCTGGCAATCAAAAGTATGTTCTCCACTTCAAAGCTGAGCCGGGGAAGCCACCGATGTATCAAGAGAACTTAAAATACAAAACGAAGAGAGAGGTCAGACGGAGGCCTCGCTTCGTGTCTGCCCAAGACGTGAAAGTGAAGCTGGAGAG AGCTTCATCACAGAGCTCCACTTCCAGCTCCTCCATGGACGAAAGTGTCCCACCCTACTGGGACATGAAATTCCTGCCCGATTTTGGATTCAAG CATGTCCTTCTCACCAACTCTGCCAAGGACTACACTATGATTGAGAAGTTATTTAGGGGCACTATGCCTCAGAGTAGAATTAACAGCATCAACAGGATCCAGAACCCTTCACTGTGGAAAGTCTTCCAATG GCAGAAAGAGCAGATGACGGCGAGAAATGGAGGGAAACCTGTGAATCAGCAGTATTTGTTCCATGGCACTGATGCTTCCCTGATTCAGGCCATCTCTGAGCAAAACTTTGACTGGAGGATGTGTGGTGTCCACGGCGTGGCCTACGGCAAAG GGAGCTACTTTGCCAGAGATGCGTCCTACTCAGACAAATATGCCCGCGCCAAAAGCAGCCGGAACAAGATCATGTTTGTGGCTCTGGTGCTGGTGGGGGAGTACACCCAGGGATCGAGCAGCTATGTCCGGCCGCCAGCAAAAGGAGATGGCAGAACCCACTATGAAAGCTGTGTTGACAACGTGAGCAGACCCAGCATCTACGTTGTCTTTGAAAAACAGCAGATTTATCCAGAGTATGTTATTGACTACTCATAA
- the ccdc113 gene encoding coiled-coil domain-containing protein 113: MEETEKQEEEEQVLSIRIQELRSSNEALLTENEMFESFIGRLNPLDLECQSGGEGTEGSVASLMEGGGRRRRSRSSTSDRPLQLTLEQKLFIAQCEIKATQQDREDLKRRSELVQDNYKASMEVSEMCLAEIRKAKKKFECRILKPMKDTSLEVKDPEKVLQCLRDKSKDNQLEKLHLKIQALKLEEKKLQQKLQLSKEMGKAEFKKEIIQEKTEQREDKNPDELKVKSLTVQRILSSHKEKLQSATMELKELNHEISNREQMLVRLDADIQHAEEKRSSAEALSQHLRCQMADYQAPDVPEYMQVKAKHKKLQQSIHTWERKVMIAEMALKTQTKARAKQRGALTPADSAAAGAGSGGDLVPQ; encoded by the exons AtggaagagacagaaaaacaggaagaagaagaacaagttcTCTCCATCAGGATCCAGGAGCTCAg GAGTTCTAATGAAGCCCTGCTGACAGAGAACGAGATGTTTGAGAGTTTCATCGGCCGTTTGAATCCACTGGACCTGGAGTGCCAGTCCGGGGGGGAGGGCACCGAGGGATCGGTAGCTTCtctgatggaggggggg gGACGGAGAAGGAGGTCTCGCTCCTCCACATCAGATCGCCCCCTGCAGCTGACCCTGGAACAAAAACTTTTTATTGCGCAGTGTGAAATAAAGGCGACACAACAAGATCGTGAGGATCTCAAACGGAGAAGTGAGTTAGTCCAGGACAACTACAAG gcctctatggaagTGTCTGAAATGTGTCTGGCAGAGATCAGGAAGGCCAAGAAAAAGTTTGAATGCAGAATTCTCAAACCTATGAAGGACACGAGTCTGGAAGTGAAGGACCCAGAGAAGGTGCTGCAGTGTCTCAGAGACAAGTCGAAG GACAACCAGCTGGAGAAGTTACATCTGAAGATCCAAGCACTGAAGCTCGAGGAGAAGAAGCTCCAGCAGAAACTGCAACTCAGTAAGGAAATGGGAAAAGCTGAGTTCAAGAAG GAAATCATCCAGGAGAagactgaacaaagagaagacaaAAATCCAGACGAACTCAAAGTCAAAAGTTTGACAGTGCAACGCATCCTCAGTTCACACAAG gAGAAGCTGCAGTCTGCGACAATGGAGTTGAAAGAGTTGAACCATGAGATCAGCAACAGGGAGCAGATGCTGGTCAGACTTGATGCGGACATACAGCATGCTGAAGAG aAGCGTTCGAGCGCCGAGGCCCTGAGCCAACACCTGCGCTGCCAGATGGCCGACTATCAAGCTCCTGATGTCCCCGAGTACATGCAGGTCAAAGCCAAAcacaagaagctgcagcagagcaTCCACACTTGGGAGCGGAAGGTTATGATTGCTGAG ATGGCCTTGAAGACTCAAACTAAGGCCAGGGCCAAACAGAGAGGCGCTCTCACTCCTGCAGACAGCGCTGCAGCTGGAGCGGGTTCTGGGGGAGACCTCGTCCCCCAGTAG